In a single window of the Bacillus mycoides genome:
- a CDS encoding aminopeptidase: protein MKDPRIEKLAYNLINYSIRLQKGEKVLIENFGLQKELVTALVKEAYAAGGFPFVSLKDHQVDRSLLMGATEEHFEQIAAYEASVMKDMDAYIGLRSGDNINEQADVPSERMKVHGQTVGKKVHRDIRVPKTRWVVLRYPNASMAQLAKMSTEAFEDFYFEVCNLDYGKMDKAMDSLVTLMNKTDKVRLTGPGTDLTFSIKDIPAIKCSGHLNIPDGEVYSAPVRDSVNGTVSYNTPSPYNGYTFENVQLKFENGQIVEATANDTERINKIFDTDEGARFVGEFAIGVNPYILHPMGDILFDEKIDGSFHFTPGQAYDDAWNGNNSNIHWDLVCIQRPEYGGGEIYFDDVLIRKDGRFVVTELEALNPENLK from the coding sequence ATGAAAGATCCACGCATTGAAAAGTTAGCATACAATTTAATTAACTACTCTATTCGTTTACAAAAAGGCGAAAAAGTATTAATTGAAAACTTTGGCTTACAAAAAGAACTTGTAACTGCACTTGTAAAAGAAGCATATGCAGCTGGTGGTTTCCCATTCGTTTCTTTAAAAGATCATCAAGTAGATCGCTCTTTATTAATGGGTGCTACTGAAGAACATTTCGAACAAATCGCTGCATATGAAGCGAGCGTAATGAAAGATATGGACGCTTATATCGGCCTTCGCTCTGGTGATAACATTAACGAACAAGCTGACGTTCCAAGTGAACGTATGAAAGTTCACGGCCAAACAGTTGGCAAAAAAGTTCATAGAGACATCCGTGTTCCGAAAACACGCTGGGTTGTTCTTCGCTACCCAAATGCTTCTATGGCGCAGCTTGCTAAAATGAGCACAGAAGCTTTCGAAGACTTCTACTTCGAAGTTTGTAACTTAGACTACGGTAAAATGGATAAGGCGATGGATAGCCTTGTTACATTAATGAATAAAACAGATAAGGTTCGCTTAACTGGCCCTGGAACTGACTTAACATTCTCTATTAAAGACATTCCAGCTATTAAATGCTCGGGTCATTTAAACATTCCAGATGGTGAAGTATACTCTGCACCAGTTCGCGATTCTGTTAACGGTACAGTTTCATACAATACACCATCTCCTTACAACGGTTATACATTTGAAAATGTACAACTTAAATTTGAGAACGGTCAAATCGTTGAAGCAACTGCAAATGATACAGAGCGCATTAACAAAATCTTCGATACAGACGAAGGCGCGCGTTTCGTTGGTGAGTTCGCAATCGGCGTAAACCCATACATCTTACATCCAATGGGAGACATCCTATTCGATGAAAAAATCGATGGCAGCTTCCACTTCACACCTGGACAAGCTTATGATGATGCATGGAACGGCAACAACTCTAACATTCACTGGGATTTAGTATGCATTCAGCGCCCTGAATACGGCGGCGGTGAAATTTACTTCGACGACGTATTAATCCGTAAAGACGGACGCTTCGTTGTAACTGAACTAGAAGCTTTAAACCCAGAGAACTTAAAATAA
- a CDS encoding DUF948 domain-containing protein, protein MQVLLYVSAAIIAVAFAVLVVYVCRTLLSVQKTLENVASTLEGLEKQMQGISVETEQLLHKTNALADDIQQKSQSLNKVVEGVDGIGTTIHSLNTKLRNVSESVTDEIENNADKVAQVVQWSSAAIEVYNHYRTTRQEKKVEKEERKLERAEQKAEKREKRSRLRMRGE, encoded by the coding sequence ATGCAAGTTCTTCTATATGTAAGTGCGGCTATTATCGCGGTTGCTTTCGCAGTATTAGTAGTGTATGTATGCAGAACGTTGTTATCGGTTCAGAAGACGTTAGAAAACGTTGCGAGCACGTTAGAAGGTTTAGAAAAGCAAATGCAAGGAATAAGCGTAGAGACGGAGCAATTATTACATAAGACAAATGCGTTAGCTGATGATATTCAACAGAAGTCACAGTCGCTAAATAAAGTAGTAGAAGGTGTGGATGGAATCGGAACGACGATCCACTCTTTAAATACGAAGCTTCGCAACGTTTCAGAGTCTGTTACGGACGAAATTGAAAATAATGCAGATAAAGTGGCACAAGTTGTACAGTGGAGCAGTGCAGCAATTGAAGTATACAACCATTACCGTACTACGAGACAAGAGAAAAAGGTTGAAAAAGAAGAGCGTAAACTTGAGAGAGCTGAGCAGAAGGCTGAAAAGAGAGAGAAGCGCTCTAGACTTCGCATGAGAGGTGAGTAA
- the ytxJ gene encoding bacillithiol system redox-active protein YtxJ, with protein sequence MSMMKIETIEELEALVEKNEPYVLFKHSTTCPISHGAYTEFQAYCGEEREVPAYYLYVQEARDVSNHVAEQYSIKHESPQVLYIKDGMVVWHTSHWNIKKEALEENVK encoded by the coding sequence ATGAGTATGATGAAGATTGAAACGATTGAAGAACTTGAAGCGTTAGTAGAAAAGAACGAGCCTTACGTTCTTTTTAAGCATAGTACGACATGCCCAATTAGTCACGGTGCATATACTGAGTTTCAAGCGTATTGCGGTGAAGAAAGAGAAGTGCCAGCATATTACTTATACGTACAAGAGGCGAGAGATGTTTCGAACCATGTTGCAGAGCAGTACAGCATTAAGCATGAATCTCCGCAAGTGTTATACATAAAAGATGGAATGGTAGTATGGCATACATCGCACTGGAATATTAAAAAAGAAGCTTTAGAAGAGAATGTAAAATAG